The following coding sequences lie in one Labrus bergylta chromosome 13, fLabBer1.1, whole genome shotgun sequence genomic window:
- the sumo3b gene encoding small ubiquitin-related modifier 3, with protein MSEEKPKEGVKTENDHINLKVAGQDGSVVQFKIKRHTPLSKLMKAYCERQGLSIRQIRFRFDGQPINETDTPAQLEMEDEDTIDVFQQQTGGVCS; from the exons ATGTCCGAGGAGAAGCCAAAG GAAGGAGTCAAGACGGAGAACGACCACATTAACCTCAAGGTAGCTGGCCAGGATGGGTCAGTAGTACAGTTCAAAATCAAAAGGCACACGCCTCTCAGCAAACTAATGAAGGCATACTGCGAAAGACAG GGACTGTCAATTCGTCAGATACGGTTTAGGTTTGATGGACAGCCAATTAATGAAACAGacacacctgcacag ctggaGATGGAGGATGAGGACACTATTGATGTATTTCAACAACAGACAGGGGGAGTCTGTTCTTAA